The proteins below are encoded in one region of Chelmon rostratus isolate fCheRos1 chromosome 21, fCheRos1.pri, whole genome shotgun sequence:
- the ormdl3 gene encoding ORM1-like protein 3 yields MNVGTAHSEVNPNTRVMNSRGMWLSYILGIGLLHVILLSIPFASVPVVWTLTNLIHNLCMYLLLHTVKGTPFETPDQGKARLLTHWEQMDYGVQFTASRKFLTITPIVLYILTSFYTKYDRVHFVVNTVSLLTVLIPKLPQLHGVRIFGINKY; encoded by the exons ATGAACGTGGGCACGGCGCACAGCGAGGTGAACCCCAACACCCGGGTCATGAACAGCAGAGGGATGTGGCTGTCTTACATCCTGGGCATCGGCCTCCTGCACGTCATCCTGCTCAGCATTCCCTTCGCCAGCGTGCCCGTCGTCTGGACCCTCACCAACCTCATCCACAACCTG TGCATGTACCTCCTGCTGCACACGGTCAAAGGGACGCCGTTCGAGACCCCCGATCAGGGCAAAGCTCGCCTCCTCACGCACTGGGAGCAGATGGACTACGGTGTGCAGTTCACGGCGTCGCGCAAGTTCCTCACCATCACGCCCATCGTCCT GTACATACTAACCAGCTTCTACACCAAATACGATCGGGTCCATTTTGTGGTCAACACCGTTTCCCTGCTCACGGTGCTCATCCCCAAGCTGCCCCAGCTGCACGGCGTCAGGATCTTTGGGATTAATAAGTACTGA